From a region of the Helianthus annuus cultivar XRQ/B chromosome 5, HanXRQr2.0-SUNRISE, whole genome shotgun sequence genome:
- the LOC110942668 gene encoding LOW QUALITY PROTEIN: probable NOT transcription complex subunit VIP2 (The sequence of the model RefSeq protein was modified relative to this genomic sequence to represent the inferred CDS: substituted 1 base at 1 genomic stop codon), translating into MAVVSCLDMYCLLVIITLRYFLVXSSLNGSASSFQDNTGRPFSASFSTQSGAPSPVFHQSGSVQGLHNLHGSFNVADTLGSRNPTTANVPSSGLQQQSGNLSAGRFTSNNTPAALSQIAHGNSFSHSGLNSRGSLSVVGTLGFSSGANAISGSIPGILPTTAAISNRNSIAGVGVPPVLGNLSSRITGSAGNIGSSGIIGRSLSSGGGLSIPGLASRLNLNTSGSGNLGVQGSNRLMGGMLQQASPHVMSMFGNSYHSGGPHSQNHVQNSMGMLNDMNNNDGSPFDLNDFPQLSSRPSSSGGAQGQFGSLRKQGLTVSPIVQQNQEFSIQNEDFPALPGFKGD; encoded by the exons ATGGCCGTTGTTTCGTGTTTGGATATGTACTGTCTTTTAGTCATAATCACGCTAAGATACTTTTTGGTGTAGTCATCTCTGAACGGATCGGCTTCAAGCTTTCAAGACAACACTGGGCGACCATTTTCTGCATCTTTTTCAACTCAATCCGGTGCACCGTCTCCTGTTTTTCATCAAAGTG GATCTGTTCAGGGGCTCCACAACTTACATGGTAGTTTCAATGTCGCGGACACACTTGGATCCCGAAATCCAACAACCGCTAATGTACCTTCAAGTGGGCTTCAACAACAAAGCGGAAACCTTTCTGCTGGAAGATTTACATCAAACAATACGCCTGCTGCTCTTTCTCAG ATAGCTCATGGCAATTCATTCAGTCATTCAGGGCTAAATAGTAGAGGTAGCTTGAGTGTTGTTGGAACCCTTGGGTTCAGCAGTGGTGCAAATGCAATTAGTGGTTCGATTCCTGGAATCCTGCCTACGACTGCAGCAATCAGTAACCGTAATTCTATTGCGGGAGTCGGAGTCCCACCGGTTTTAGGAAATCTGAGCTCCCGGATCACCGGTTCAGCTGGAAACATCGGCAGCAGTGGTATCATTGGAAGAAGCTTAAGTTCTGGTGGCGGTTTATCAATCCCGGGCCTTGCTTCTCGATTAAATCTAAACACTAGTGGTTCCGGAAATTTAGGTGTGCAGGGATCAAATAGATTAATGGGCGGTATGCTTCAACAAG CTTCCCCGCATGTTATGTCGATGTTTGGAAATTCATATCATTCAGGTGGACCGCATTCTCAAAATCATGTTCAAAACTCCATGGGAATGTTAAACGATATGAATAACAATGACGGTTCTCCTTTTGATCTAAATGACTTCCCTCAGTTAAGCAGCCGTCCTAGTTCCTCTGGAGGGGCCCAAGGGCAATTTG GTTCGTTACGGAAACAAGGTCTTACGGTTAGCCCGATTGTTCAGCAAAACCAAGAATTCAGCATCCAGAACGAAGATTTTCCAGCCCTACCAGGATTTAAAGGTGATTGA